The Pseudomonadota bacterium sequence AGCTAAATGCTAAGAGCTAATCGCTAATTGCTTAACTTAGGTTAAAATCACTTTTCATACAGCGATGTTTCGCCTGCCGGTCTGGTTTTAAACCGTCGGTGAATCCAGAAATAATCTTCCGGCATCAGCCGGATTCCTTCCTCTACGCGGCGGTTCATCAGGGTCGCGTCCGCTACCGGATCATCAGTTGGAAAAGGTTCAAGTGGCGGCATGAAGACTATTTCCACCCCCTTTCCATAAGGCAGAAAACGGCTGCAGCAGGGAATGACCACCGCATCAGCCAGTTTGGCAAACCGGCCGAGGGTGGGATATGTCGCGGTCTGGATGCCAAAAAAAGGGACAAAAATTCCCCGGCGGCGACCAGGATTCTGATCCGGCAGATAATAGAAGGTCAACCCCTGGCGTAAAAAGCGCACCAGGGTTTTCAATGAACTCTTATGCTCAATCATGATGCCGCCATATCGGCAGCGGCCTTGATATACCTGCCGGTCAATAACCGGATCATGTATTTTCCGGTACATGCTGACTCCGGGGCATTCGAGGGAAAAACACATGCCCCCCAGCTCAAGGCCGAGAAAATGGGGCGCCAGGAAAATAATATGGCGTCCATCGGCAACGGCCTGATCATAGTATTCACGATTGCGATATTGAATCAATTTTTTCAGGCGCTTCTTAGAGGCGACCCAGCTGACGCCAGTGCTGAATAAAGCCACCCCCAGGGCGGCGAAATGCCGATGGGTCAAACGGTCAACCTCCCCGGTGGAGAGTTCAGGAAAACAAAGCTCAATATTTCGGCGGGCGATGCGACGTCGGGAAGCAAACAGGTAGTAGCCCAGCCGGCCAGTAATGGTTCCCAGGCACCAGAGCAGCGGCAGGGGAAGCAGGCCAATCCCTTTGGTCAGCCAGACGGCCGCCCAGGACAGCCAGTAGCGGGGATGGTAAAGTGGAGGTTTCAAGGATAAAGGCCAAAGGATAAAGGATAAAGGTAGCCTTAAAAGAAATATTTATTTCGGGGAGACATCTCTTCCTGATTAAATGACTGATATTCCTTATCTACCCGGTTAATCAATTTGATGAAACGATAACGCATGGCATTCTTGGCATCTTTGAGATAACGATGCCCGGCATCCTGACACCGTGGACAGGCATTGATGGGGATTTCTATGCCCAGACAGCGATCATTAACCGAAGACTTGCTTTCAATAATTCTCAAGCCGGCGCAGGCCGAACAGATTATCACTTTTTCTGTCTGTTCGTCACTGATACCATCAGTATCGTAATATAC is a genomic window containing:
- a CDS encoding lipid A biosynthesis acyltransferase, which translates into the protein MKPPLYHPRYWLSWAAVWLTKGIGLLPLPLLWCLGTITGRLGYYLFASRRRIARRNIELCFPELSTGEVDRLTHRHFAALGVALFSTGVSWVASKKRLKKLIQYRNREYYDQAVADGRHIIFLAPHFLGLELGGMCFSLECPGVSMYRKIHDPVIDRQVYQGRCRYGGIMIEHKSSLKTLVRFLRQGLTFYYLPDQNPGRRRGIFVPFFGIQTATYPTLGRFAKLADAVVIPCCSRFLPYGKGVEIVFMPPLEPFPTDDPVADATLMNRRVEEGIRLMPEDYFWIHRRFKTRPAGETSLYEK